AATGACTTAAGCAtgtattaaacattttctttttattgcTCTTCAAGGTCATTTTCATTACAGCTACTATTATCCTTATATAAGACAAGCAGATAAAAGAAAACATGCCCAACAGCAGCATGAATAGAAGGCTGGatatcatgttaaaatatgGATTTGGATCCACGCAAGTGGCCCTGATGACAGATGCATACTCGCAGAAAATGTATGTGATGTTTGAGGAACAGAAGGGCAGAGGAAGAACAGTAGCCACGGCAAGTACCAGAATAGATCCAGCCACCAGCCACAGCAAGACGCTGATCAAAACAGTCCGAGTGCAatttaaaattgcatgataacGTAAAGGATTGCTTATGGCAATTAAACGATCCAGCGCCATGATACCAATTGCAAAAATCTCCATAAAACCACCTAAATGGAAAGCACACATCTGAAGTATACAGGGGATAAAGGAAATAGTTTTATAACCAGTTAGAAGAATACCTATCATACTTGGACAGGCACTACTGCTGTATAGCATATCCACTAAAGCTAGGTTGCATATAAAGATATACATAGGCTGGTGCAAACGTTTATCCATGGCAATGAAACATATGTTGGCAGTGTTAGCAAACATTGTAAGAATATATATCATAAGCAAAACAACTCCAGTGACTAGTTTGCCCTGAACAGTGTCAAATCCCAAAATCACAAATTCGGTGATGATTGGTGTTGAAACATTTTGAGATGGCATGGCTCCCTGGATCAAATCTGTATAATAATACAAAAGCAATTATAACAAACTAAACAACCAACAAAAGCCC
This sequence is a window from Misgurnus anguillicaudatus chromosome 24, ASM2758022v2, whole genome shotgun sequence. Protein-coding genes within it:
- the LOC129438851 gene encoding olfactory receptor 2A7-like, whose protein sequence is MPSQNVSTPIITEFVILGFDTVQGKLVTGVVLLMIYILTMFANTANICFIAMDKRLHQPMYIFICNLALVDMLYSSSACPSMIGILLTGYKTISFIPCILQMCAFHLGGFMEIFAIGIMALDRLIAISNPLRYHAILNCTRTVLISVLLWLVAGSILVLAVATVLPLPFCSSNITYIFCEYASVIRATCVDPNPYFNMISSLLFMLLLGMFSFICLSYIRIIVAVMKMTLKSNKKKMFNTCLSHLIVITCFYVPMFVRVILTRLGVVLTTDERNGLMVGAMLGSSLVNPFIYCFRTKEIRNKIFRFFPKVAPE